A window of the Coprobacter fastidiosus genome harbors these coding sequences:
- a CDS encoding DUF5723 family protein produces the protein MKKKIIIFILCLVSAGVSAQTLYSSYFLERMPYRHRLNPALINDYGYFSFPGLGNLDIQINGNMALSHFLYPSGDELLTGFHPSISSNEFIGSLKNRNNLSLNIDETILSFGFFAFNGFNTFDLSVKSSTDIFLPKDLFAFLKNGQTGEVTQYEMKDIRAKSNNYVELALGHAHRINDRLTIGAKLKALIGAGNLDARIDRMTMTLSDERWMIQSKGIADLSLAGVTLETDSNGEIDGFDFDTGKLGIAGIGGAIDLGATYKIFDNLTVSMALTDIGFIRWNKNKKAETPEGEFVFDGFKHLGAEDDDNGNNAFDDETDKIGDDLEALFKFKETRASSRSTWLKTTMNIGAEYGILNNKISFGLLSSTRFSTPKTWTKLMATANFRPAKWFMAALNGAVSNTGCTWGALINLCPRGFNLFLGADYIAAKYTPQYVPVNTTNMSFSFGINFPLGTDPKLKNKKVYNPVPAAY, from the coding sequence ATGAAAAAGAAAATCATCATATTCATCCTATGTTTGGTCTCTGCAGGAGTATCGGCACAGACCTTATATTCATCATATTTTTTAGAACGGATGCCCTATCGCCATAGATTGAATCCGGCTTTAATAAATGATTACGGATACTTCAGTTTTCCCGGATTAGGAAATCTCGATATTCAAATAAACGGCAACATGGCCTTATCTCACTTTTTGTATCCGTCAGGAGACGAATTATTAACAGGATTCCACCCGAGCATCTCATCAAACGAGTTTATAGGATCGTTAAAGAACCGAAACAACCTGAGTTTAAATATCGATGAAACGATTTTATCATTCGGATTTTTCGCATTTAACGGATTCAATACTTTTGATTTATCAGTAAAAAGCAGTACTGATATATTCTTGCCTAAAGACTTATTTGCCTTTTTGAAAAATGGCCAAACCGGAGAGGTTACTCAATACGAAATGAAAGATATACGGGCGAAAAGCAACAATTATGTCGAGCTGGCATTAGGACATGCTCACCGCATAAACGACAGGTTAACGATAGGGGCTAAACTGAAAGCGTTAATCGGTGCAGGGAATCTGGATGCAAGAATAGACCGCATGACTATGACATTATCCGATGAACGATGGATGATACAAAGTAAAGGTATAGCCGACTTGTCTCTTGCCGGAGTGACCCTGGAAACCGACAGTAACGGTGAAATCGACGGATTCGATTTTGACACAGGAAAATTAGGAATCGCCGGTATCGGTGGTGCTATCGATCTCGGTGCAACTTATAAAATCTTTGACAACCTTACTGTGTCCATGGCTTTAACAGATATAGGTTTTATCCGCTGGAATAAAAATAAAAAAGCAGAAACCCCTGAAGGAGAATTCGTATTCGACGGATTCAAACACTTAGGAGCTGAAGATGATGATAACGGCAATAACGCCTTTGACGACGAAACCGATAAAATCGGAGATGATCTCGAAGCTTTATTCAAATTTAAAGAAACTCGAGCTTCTTCCAGAAGTACTTGGTTGAAAACGACTATGAATATAGGGGCAGAATATGGCATTTTAAATAACAAAATATCATTCGGATTATTATCCTCGACCCGATTCAGTACTCCAAAAACATGGACAAAACTGATGGCGACAGCCAATTTCCGCCCGGCAAAATGGTTCATGGCAGCACTCAACGGAGCGGTATCGAATACCGGATGCACATGGGGAGCTTTGATAAATTTATGCCCCAGAGGATTTAACCTTTTCTTGGGAGCTGATTATATCGCTGCAAAATATACTCCGCAATATGTACCTGTAAATACGACAAACATGAGTTTCAGTTTTGGTATAAATTTCCCGTTAGGAACCGACCCGAAACTGAAAAATAAAAAAGTCTATAATCCCGTACCTGCAGCATATTAA
- a CDS encoding asparaginase, translating to MSEKKISVLIIYTGGTIGMIQDPETGALMPFNFDHLLDNVPELKRLGFLISSIQFEPPIDSSEIDPASWIRLVKIIADNYDTYDGFVVLHGTDTMAYTASALSFMLENLAKPVILTGSQLPIGMLRTDGKENLITAIEIAAAKENGFPVVPEVCIFFQNHLMRGNRTSKISAENFNAFRSLNYPALARVGMHIRYDNNLINKVRVPKPLKPHYLMDTNVVILKIFPGITPQTVDSILNIPHLKGVVLETYGTGNAPSKPWFLDMLRAAVARGIVIVNVTQCSSGSVQMSLYGPGNKLAQAGIISGYDSTTEAAITKLMFLFGHGLSSEEVKDRMRLPLTGEYSTQHLEDQIEA from the coding sequence ATGTCCGAAAAGAAAATTTCCGTATTGATTATCTACACGGGCGGGACAATCGGTATGATACAAGACCCTGAGACCGGAGCTTTGATGCCGTTTAATTTTGATCATTTGTTAGATAATGTTCCGGAGTTGAAGCGTTTGGGTTTTTTGATTTCATCAATTCAATTTGAACCTCCGATAGATTCTTCGGAAATCGATCCTGCATCTTGGATTCGTTTGGTAAAAATCATAGCAGACAATTATGATACTTATGACGGTTTTGTCGTTCTGCACGGAACTGATACAATGGCATATACGGCTTCAGCGCTTAGCTTTATGCTTGAGAATCTGGCAAAACCTGTTATTCTGACCGGATCTCAATTACCTATCGGCATGCTGAGGACGGACGGAAAAGAAAATCTGATTACGGCTATTGAGATTGCAGCGGCAAAAGAAAACGGATTTCCTGTTGTTCCGGAAGTGTGTATCTTTTTTCAAAATCATTTGATGAGAGGAAACCGAACCTCGAAAATTAGCGCTGAAAATTTCAATGCTTTCCGTTCTCTGAATTATCCGGCGTTGGCGCGGGTCGGGATGCATATACGGTATGACAATAATCTTATTAACAAAGTACGTGTTCCCAAACCGCTGAAACCGCATTATTTAATGGATACTAATGTTGTGATTCTTAAAATTTTTCCGGGCATTACTCCGCAAACGGTAGATAGTATTTTGAATATCCCTCATTTAAAAGGTGTCGTTTTGGAAACATACGGTACGGGAAACGCCCCTTCAAAACCTTGGTTTTTGGATATGTTAAGGGCTGCGGTTGCTCGGGGAATCGTGATCGTGAATGTGACTCAATGCTCCAGCGGTAGTGTACAGATGAGTTTATATGGGCCTGGAAATAAGTTGGCTCAAGCGGGGATAATAAGCGGATATGATTCGACTACGGAGGCTGCAATAACGAAACTGATGTTTCTATTCGGGCATGGTTTATCTTCGGAAGAGGTGAAAGACAGAATGCGTTTACCGTTGACCGGTGAATATTCTACCCAACATTTGGAAGATCAGATAGAAGCTTGA
- a CDS encoding SusE domain-containing protein, protein MNHTIKYWLFFSIGIFLLLQSCNDDKSPVYEFTAAPELSPLDNSSLVLNEEAENFIAETFSWSAGKYGFQAAPLYTLQIDNTESFSDPISLAETHNLYLPVNVGKLNMATLILGGESGIPLETYVRLKSELTSSIIVYSGYVTLEITPYPMVIVYPKLYVPGSYQGWNIANAPTLLSYRMNNKYEGYLNLVDENNPDAPITFKLTTEPVWNKGEEYGSGGAPGTLALKGGDISISPQGYYHISVDLNTLTYTLTPATPGEKMTTTDK, encoded by the coding sequence ATGAATCATACGATAAAATACTGGCTATTTTTCAGCATCGGAATATTTCTGCTATTGCAATCTTGTAATGACGATAAATCTCCTGTATATGAATTTACAGCCGCCCCGGAATTAAGCCCGCTTGATAATTCCAGCCTTGTACTCAACGAAGAAGCTGAAAATTTCATCGCTGAAACATTTTCATGGAGTGCCGGGAAATACGGATTTCAAGCTGCACCTCTCTACACTCTCCAAATAGACAATACCGAGTCGTTTTCCGACCCTATTTCATTGGCAGAAACTCACAACTTATACCTTCCTGTCAATGTAGGGAAACTAAACATGGCAACTCTGATTTTAGGAGGAGAAAGCGGCATTCCTCTCGAAACATACGTACGGTTGAAAAGCGAACTTACCTCCAGTATTATCGTTTACTCCGGGTACGTTACATTAGAAATTACACCATATCCTATGGTAATCGTCTATCCCAAATTATATGTTCCGGGATCTTATCAAGGATGGAACATTGCCAATGCTCCTACCCTGCTTTCTTACCGAATGAACAACAAATACGAAGGTTATCTGAATCTCGTCGATGAAAATAATCCCGATGCACCGATTACATTCAAATTAACTACAGAACCGGTATGGAACAAAGGTGAAGAATATGGCAGCGGAGGCGCTCCGGGAACTTTAGCATTGAAAGGGGGCGATATTTCTATCTCTCCACAAGGTTATTACCATATAAGTGTCGATCTCAATACGCTAACCTATACTTTGACTCCGGCAACCCCGGGAGAAAAAATGACAACGACTGACAAATAA
- a CDS encoding RagB/SusD family nutrient uptake outer membrane protein: MKKTIYSCLIALFVAGSSTLVSCLGDLDLKPIDKNLIQDSDFKSHHEYYTQFLAKVYAGLAVSGQEGPAGKPDIEGFDEGMAQYIRSYWNLQELPTDEALLGWNDAGVPELSTSKWSAANGFIYVMYSRIFFQIALCNSFLKATTPQALAQNNITGELAEQISKYRSEARFLRAFSYWHAIDMFGNVAFVTENDQIMEAPKQKSRAEIFQFLLNELNAIENDLPVNPEYGRAGKGALWMLKAKLYLNASVYTGTPMYSECASTCQQIIGQYGSGTNHGLAQTYKFLFCADNDQFARGGEQGEILMVVPYDRDRTRTYGGTTYLTIGAYGGTMIKENYGVNDGWAGPRSTSNLVKSFEDGDSRYAFYSDGANIENTDLGNFQDGFAVTKFTNLLSTDWENTSKRAYPYPDTDFPIFRLADTYLMYAECAYRGYGDQNLAKTYMNYLRTRAGISTYTSTTDITLDEILAERMRELYWEGHRRTDLIRFGVFTSGSYLWAWKGGVLTGKSLETKYNLYPIPAKEIAANPGTQQNYGY, encoded by the coding sequence ATGAAAAAAACAATATATAGCTGTCTTATTGCACTGTTCGTTGCAGGCTCATCTACTCTTGTATCGTGTTTAGGAGATCTTGACCTAAAACCCATCGATAAAAACCTGATCCAAGACTCCGATTTCAAATCACATCACGAATACTATACTCAGTTTTTGGCAAAAGTATATGCAGGATTAGCAGTTTCCGGTCAAGAAGGCCCTGCCGGAAAACCCGATATAGAAGGCTTCGATGAAGGCATGGCACAATATATCCGGTCATACTGGAATCTTCAGGAATTGCCGACCGACGAAGCTTTATTAGGATGGAACGATGCAGGCGTACCCGAATTAAGCACTTCAAAATGGTCTGCTGCAAACGGGTTTATATATGTCATGTATAGCCGCATCTTTTTTCAAATAGCTCTTTGCAACTCTTTCTTAAAAGCTACCACACCTCAAGCTTTAGCTCAAAACAATATTACAGGAGAGCTTGCAGAACAAATATCCAAATACCGTTCAGAAGCCCGCTTCCTACGTGCATTTTCTTACTGGCATGCAATAGATATGTTCGGGAATGTGGCTTTCGTAACCGAAAATGATCAAATTATGGAAGCTCCTAAACAAAAATCGAGAGCCGAAATATTTCAATTTCTACTGAACGAACTGAATGCCATTGAAAACGATCTACCTGTAAATCCGGAATACGGACGTGCAGGAAAGGGTGCTCTATGGATGCTAAAAGCCAAATTATACTTGAACGCATCTGTTTATACAGGAACTCCGATGTATTCCGAATGTGCTTCAACTTGCCAGCAAATTATCGGACAGTACGGAAGCGGTACTAATCACGGATTGGCGCAAACATATAAATTTTTATTCTGTGCCGATAATGATCAATTCGCAAGAGGCGGAGAACAGGGTGAAATTCTGATGGTCGTCCCATACGATCGAGACCGGACGAGAACATACGGCGGAACGACATATCTTACTATCGGTGCTTATGGAGGCACCATGATAAAAGAAAATTATGGAGTCAATGACGGATGGGCAGGACCAAGATCGACATCAAATCTGGTAAAAAGTTTTGAAGACGGAGATTCCAGATATGCATTCTACAGCGACGGAGCAAATATCGAAAATACCGATCTGGGAAATTTTCAAGATGGGTTTGCCGTTACTAAATTTACGAATCTGCTATCGACCGACTGGGAAAACACGAGCAAACGTGCATATCCTTATCCAGACACGGACTTTCCCATTTTCCGACTTGCAGATACTTACCTAATGTACGCAGAATGTGCCTACCGAGGTTATGGAGACCAGAATTTAGCCAAAACTTATATGAATTACCTGAGAACTCGGGCAGGTATCTCCACTTACACTTCTACTACGGATATTACTTTAGATGAAATTCTCGCAGAAAGAATGAGAGAACTTTATTGGGAAGGTCACCGACGTACCGATCTGATACGTTTCGGAGTCTTTACATCCGGAAGTTATTTATGGGCATGGAAAGGCGGAGTACTGACAGGAAAGTCTCTTGAAACCAAATATAATTTGTATCCGATTCCGGCAAAAGAAATAGCAGCGAATCCGGGTACTCAACAAAATTATGGATACTAA
- a CDS encoding SusC/RagA family TonB-linked outer membrane protein, which produces MEHMNFKPGWKIFLILLSGIFLSLDIQAQRIKVHGNVKDSYGEPVVGANVIVKGTTSGTVTDIDGNYQIEAPKDSTLIFSFVGYISQSIPIKNRAEISVILEEDVITLGEVVAIGYGTVKKSDATGAVTQVKPDEINKGMATSAQDLLVGQTPGVVVTLTGGKPEAGGEIRIRGGSSLNATNDPLIVIDGVPVDNSGVTGMSNPLSMIPPDNIESFTILKDASATAIYGSRASNGVIIITTKKGMSGKPQINFNANMSVSTSRRTTGVLNADEFRRLIAEQTGTSSQAYQLLGNANTNWQDEVLRTTVSSDYNLSVGGQYKILPYRVSATFTNQNGILKTSSMNRTTASISLTPKFFNNTLSVNMNVKGLYIRNEFPDEAAIGGAVSFDPTQPVKVPGQEIGNGYFMWLQQNTGAVIGIAPLNPVSLLDDRSMISHVYRSLGNIQLDYIMPFLPELRANLNLGYDVSKSRQWNKMFPNSPITYKENKKLGIGQTETLKQLKRNQLLDFYLNYNNDFRQIYSKVEVMAGYSWQKFYKDGSTITTLMPDNEPWYDKTYADHLQLLSFFGRINYTFKDTYLLTFTLRGDATSRFSKDHRWGTFPALALGWKIINEPFMQPVANVMNELKLRLGYGITGQQDISDNYFPYMPLYSMGFPTASYPFGDRYYNTLRPNGYDPNIKWEETTTWNIGLDFAFLDNRISGSFDYYYRETNDLISRIPVPAGSNLTNEIYTNIGSLRNEGVEFSISSKPIVTNKFIWDLGFNIAYNSNKITKLNKSNDADYYIPVGGISGGTGNTVQAHKVGYPAFSYLLYEQVYDKDGNPIEGLYVDRNGDGVIDEADKRLYKSRDPKVVMSFTSRMEYKNFDFGFSLRANLGNYVYDNVQSNNSSYSAIYNSAGYLNNLISRGTKFQNPQYMSDYYLHNAGFLRCDNITLGYTWNELVQNKLKLRLYGAVQNPFVITKYKGLDPEVFSGIDNNVYPRPVTFLLGVIITY; this is translated from the coding sequence ATGGAGCACATGAATTTTAAACCGGGATGGAAAATTTTCCTTATTTTATTATCCGGGATTTTTCTTTCTCTCGACATCCAAGCACAACGAATCAAAGTGCATGGTAATGTAAAAGATTCCTATGGAGAACCTGTGGTAGGAGCGAATGTTATAGTAAAAGGCACAACATCCGGAACAGTAACTGACATTGACGGAAATTACCAGATAGAAGCGCCTAAAGACAGCACTCTTATATTTTCTTTTGTCGGATACATTTCTCAAAGTATCCCTATAAAAAATAGGGCTGAAATATCTGTTATTCTTGAAGAAGATGTTATTACTTTAGGAGAAGTGGTCGCTATCGGATACGGAACCGTAAAGAAAAGCGATGCCACAGGAGCAGTTACACAGGTCAAACCGGATGAAATAAACAAAGGTATGGCAACATCTGCACAAGATTTGCTGGTAGGTCAAACTCCGGGCGTTGTCGTCACCTTGACCGGAGGCAAACCTGAAGCCGGAGGAGAAATCCGTATTCGAGGAGGTTCATCTTTAAATGCGACAAACGACCCGCTGATCGTTATAGACGGTGTTCCAGTAGATAATTCAGGAGTCACCGGAATGTCGAATCCTCTCAGTATGATTCCACCCGATAATATAGAAAGTTTTACGATTCTAAAGGACGCGTCGGCAACCGCAATTTACGGATCAAGAGCATCGAATGGCGTTATCATCATTACAACTAAAAAGGGAATGAGCGGAAAACCTCAAATAAATTTCAATGCAAACATGTCGGTCAGTACTTCCCGCAGAACTACCGGAGTTCTAAATGCCGATGAATTCAGAAGACTGATTGCCGAACAGACCGGAACTTCCAGTCAGGCATACCAGTTATTGGGAAATGCCAATACGAACTGGCAAGATGAAGTACTGAGAACGACTGTCAGCTCAGACTACAATTTAAGCGTAGGCGGACAATATAAAATACTGCCTTACCGTGTATCGGCAACTTTTACAAATCAAAACGGTATCTTAAAGACATCTTCGATGAACCGTACTACGGCATCTATTTCCCTTACTCCTAAATTTTTCAACAACACGCTAAGTGTAAATATGAATGTCAAGGGATTATATATACGCAACGAATTTCCTGACGAGGCCGCTATCGGAGGAGCTGTAAGTTTCGACCCGACTCAACCGGTTAAAGTTCCGGGACAAGAAATCGGAAATGGATATTTCATGTGGTTGCAACAAAATACAGGAGCAGTTATAGGAATTGCCCCTCTTAATCCAGTTTCTTTACTGGACGATCGTTCTATGATCTCTCATGTTTACCGCAGTTTGGGAAACATCCAACTCGATTATATCATGCCTTTCCTCCCTGAGTTGAGAGCAAATCTGAACTTAGGATATGATGTGTCGAAAAGCCGACAATGGAACAAAATGTTCCCTAACTCTCCTATAACTTATAAAGAAAACAAAAAGTTGGGGATCGGACAAACCGAAACGCTGAAACAATTAAAGAGAAATCAATTACTGGATTTTTATTTGAATTACAATAACGATTTCCGCCAAATATACAGTAAAGTAGAGGTCATGGCAGGTTATTCATGGCAAAAATTCTATAAAGACGGAAGTACCATAACAACACTTATGCCCGATAATGAACCTTGGTATGACAAAACTTATGCCGACCACCTGCAATTACTTTCGTTTTTCGGACGAATCAACTATACATTCAAAGATACATATCTGCTAACATTCACTTTACGGGGTGATGCGACTTCCCGTTTTTCTAAAGATCACCGTTGGGGAACATTCCCGGCTTTGGCTTTGGGTTGGAAAATTATCAACGAACCGTTTATGCAACCTGTTGCTAATGTAATGAACGAATTAAAATTACGGTTAGGATATGGTATCACCGGACAGCAAGACATCAGTGACAACTATTTTCCGTATATGCCATTATATTCGATGGGATTTCCAACAGCTTCTTATCCATTCGGAGACCGATATTACAATACTCTACGACCAAACGGATATGACCCGAACATAAAATGGGAAGAAACGACTACATGGAACATCGGTTTGGATTTTGCTTTTCTGGATAATAGGATCAGCGGATCTTTCGACTATTATTATCGAGAAACGAATGATCTGATCAGTCGTATTCCTGTTCCGGCAGGATCGAATCTGACAAATGAAATATACACGAATATCGGAAGTTTGAGAAATGAAGGCGTAGAGTTCAGCATCAGTTCAAAACCAATTGTAACAAACAAATTTATTTGGGATCTGGGATTTAACATTGCCTATAATTCGAACAAAATTACAAAGTTAAATAAAAGTAACGATGCCGATTATTATATACCTGTCGGAGGTATCAGCGGAGGAACAGGAAATACCGTACAGGCTCATAAGGTCGGATACCCGGCATTCAGTTATCTTCTATATGAGCAGGTATATGACAAGGATGGAAACCCGATAGAAGGACTTTATGTCGATAGAAACGGAGACGGGGTTATCGATGAAGCGGACAAACGATTATATAAAAGCAGAGATCCAAAAGTCGTAATGAGTTTCACATCACGGATGGAATATAAAAATTTCGATTTCGGATTTTCTCTTCGCGCCAATCTCGGAAATTATGTCTATGATAATGTGCAATCCAATAATTCAAGTTATTCGGCAATATATAACAGTGCCGGATATTTGAACAATTTGATAAGTCGCGGAACAAAATTTCAAAATCCGCAATACATGAGCGATTACTATCTGCACAATGCAGGATTTTTGCGCTGCGATAACATCACACTCGGTTATACATGGAATGAGTTGGTACAAAATAAACTGAAACTCAGACTATACGGAGCTGTACAAAACCCCTTTGTCATCACCAAATACAAAGGACTCGATCCTGAAGTATTTTCGGGTATCGACAATAATGTGTACCCTCGTCCCGTAACCTTTTTGCTGGGAGTTATAATCACTTACTAA
- a CDS encoding ABC transporter ATP-binding protein, with protein sequence MKDFIQILRRFVPPYKKYLFLNIFFNIFSTVLSLFSFALIIPILEILFKMKEISYNFIPWETTGMDLKDIAINNFYWFITEQINTHSEAWALMILGAFLVVMTFAKTCTSYLSSYFMIPIRSGVVRDIRTFVFKKVISLPIGFFTTERKGDVMSRMTGDVAEIENSIMASLDMMFKNPIMIIIYLSTMFAISWQLTIFVLILLPVAGFVMGQIGKKLKRTSLEAQQQWGGLMSQIEETLGGLRIIKAFNAEHKILDRFIKSNNKFFKITNRISRRQAMAHPMSEFLGTCTIAIVLWYGGSLILSGDNTISAADFIYYLVIFYSIINPAKDLSKAAYAVQRGLASMQRVDKILSAENPIKSPTNPVRIDSLNDKIEYRDISFKYNADWVIKDVNLTIKKGQTVALVGQSGSGKSTMADLLPRFYDVEKGGIFIDGVNIKDMAVFDLREMMGNVNQEAILFNDSFYNNITFGVEHATKEQVIEAAKIANAHDFIMATEEQYNTNIGDRGCRLSGGQRQRISIARAILKNPPILILDEATSALDTESERLVQEALENLMKNRTTLVIAHRLSTIKDADLICVMHEGKIVESGRHDELIALNRYYKRLVDMQKF encoded by the coding sequence ATGAAAGATTTTATACAGATACTCAGACGTTTTGTTCCTCCTTATAAAAAATATCTGTTTCTAAATATTTTCTTTAATATATTTTCTACCGTTCTAAGTCTATTCTCTTTTGCTCTGATCATCCCGATTCTAGAAATTCTGTTCAAGATGAAAGAGATTTCCTATAATTTCATTCCATGGGAAACTACAGGTATGGATTTGAAAGATATAGCAATAAATAATTTTTATTGGTTTATCACCGAACAGATAAATACCCATAGCGAAGCATGGGCTTTAATGATATTAGGGGCTTTTTTGGTTGTCATGACATTCGCCAAAACATGTACCAGCTATCTGAGCTCATACTTTATGATACCGATCCGTTCTGGCGTAGTTCGGGATATCCGCACATTCGTATTTAAAAAAGTAATAAGCTTACCTATCGGATTCTTTACAACCGAACGAAAAGGAGATGTAATGTCGAGAATGACAGGAGATGTAGCCGAAATAGAAAATTCCATTATGGCTTCATTGGACATGATGTTTAAAAACCCGATCATGATTATCATATATTTAAGCACCATGTTCGCCATAAGCTGGCAGTTGACTATTTTCGTTTTAATCTTACTGCCTGTTGCCGGATTTGTAATGGGACAAATCGGGAAAAAACTGAAACGGACATCTCTTGAGGCACAGCAACAATGGGGCGGTTTAATGTCCCAAATCGAAGAAACTCTCGGAGGGTTGCGCATCATCAAAGCTTTCAATGCAGAACATAAGATTTTAGATCGGTTTATCAAATCGAACAATAAATTTTTCAAAATTACGAACCGGATCAGCCGAAGGCAAGCAATGGCTCATCCGATGAGCGAATTTTTAGGAACTTGCACTATCGCCATCGTCCTCTGGTATGGAGGTTCTTTAATTTTATCGGGCGACAACACAATAAGCGCAGCAGACTTTATTTACTATTTAGTTATATTTTATAGCATTATCAATCCGGCAAAAGATTTGTCAAAAGCAGCTTATGCCGTTCAACGGGGGCTTGCATCCATGCAACGGGTCGATAAAATCTTATCAGCAGAAAACCCCATCAAAAGTCCGACCAATCCGGTACGCATCGACTCGCTCAACGACAAAATCGAATATCGAGACATATCATTCAAATACAATGCCGACTGGGTTATTAAAGATGTCAACTTAACCATAAAAAAAGGACAGACCGTCGCCCTTGTGGGACAGTCAGGATCCGGTAAATCGACAATGGCCGATTTATTGCCGCGGTTCTATGATGTAGAAAAAGGAGGAATATTCATAGACGGAGTCAATATTAAAGATATGGCAGTATTCGATCTTCGTGAAATGATGGGAAACGTCAATCAAGAAGCGATACTGTTCAACGATTCCTTTTATAATAATATCACTTTCGGAGTGGAACATGCAACGAAAGAGCAAGTGATAGAAGCAGCAAAAATAGCCAATGCTCACGATTTTATCATGGCAACGGAAGAACAATACAACACTAATATCGGAGACAGAGGATGCCGTCTTTCCGGAGGACAACGCCAACGGATCAGCATAGCCAGAGCCATTCTTAAAAATCCTCCGATATTAATATTGGACGAAGCCACATCCGCTCTCGACACCGAGTCTGAACGACTGGTACAAGAAGCCTTGGAAAATTTGATGAAAAACCGGACAACTTTAGTCATAGCTCACAGATTATCTACTATTAAAGACGCCGATCTGATATGTGTCATGCATGAAGGAAAGATCGTAGAGTCAGGACGTCATGACGAGCTGATAGCTCTCAACCGTTACTATAAACGGCTGGTCGATATGCAAAAATTCTGA
- a CDS encoding NAD(P)-dependent oxidoreductase: MKFKKIVGVDETLLNACALEQLRSLGEEVFMYHDFPLQEKEIIDRIGNADCLLVSFRTLITRAVLDACPNIRYIGMCCTLYDPSSCNVDVIEAYRRGITVLGVKDYGDEGVVEYVICELVRLLHGFGGVRWLKESTELTQRKIGIVGLGKTGRMIADALSFLGADVSYYSRTRKPEAEKVGIVYRPLEELLADVEIVCTCLPRNNYILGEKEFELMGNGKILVNTSVGQTFQTEAICNWLRNCPDSFYLCDATGMGGLQDRLNGFPNVLYTPYISGKSIQSIERLSQKVLANMKDYLSSH; encoded by the coding sequence ATGAAATTTAAGAAAATAGTCGGAGTTGATGAAACTTTATTAAATGCTTGTGCTCTTGAACAATTGCGTTCTTTAGGAGAAGAAGTTTTTATGTATCATGATTTTCCTCTTCAAGAAAAAGAGATTATTGATCGCATTGGTAATGCCGATTGCTTGTTGGTTTCTTTTAGAACATTAATTACACGTGCTGTTCTTGATGCTTGTCCTAATATTCGTTATATAGGCATGTGTTGTACACTTTATGATCCGAGTAGTTGCAATGTTGATGTCATAGAAGCATATAGGAGAGGCATTACTGTATTGGGGGTGAAAGATTATGGAGATGAGGGGGTTGTCGAGTATGTAATTTGTGAGTTGGTTCGTTTGTTACATGGTTTCGGAGGGGTACGATGGTTGAAGGAGAGTACCGAACTGACGCAACGTAAAATCGGGATTGTCGGTTTAGGAAAGACAGGTAGAATGATCGCCGATGCGCTGTCGTTTTTAGGTGCGGATGTTAGTTATTATAGCAGAACTCGAAAACCTGAAGCAGAGAAAGTCGGTATAGTCTATAGACCGTTAGAAGAATTACTTGCAGATGTAGAAATCGTTTGTACTTGTTTACCTCGAAATAATTATATATTGGGTGAAAAGGAATTTGAATTAATGGGAAATGGCAAAATATTGGTAAATACATCAGTGGGTCAAACTTTTCAAACGGAGGCGATTTGTAATTGGTTGAGAAATTGTCCGGATAGTTTTTATTTGTGCGATGCAACGGGTATGGGAGGTTTGCAAGATAGACTGAATGGCTTTCCTAATGTGCTTTATACGCCTTATATTTCTGGCAAATCAATACAAAGTATTGAGCGCTTGTCCCAAAAAGTTCTGGCTAATATGAAGGATTATCTCTCTTCTCATTAA